The following proteins are encoded in a genomic region of Actinomycetota bacterium:
- a CDS encoding molybdopterin-dependent oxidoreductase: MADERHVDTQENDSTFSVTRRDFVKTSALVGGSIAMAGSLPALARITGNIVEPTTALAGDVYALNKPENLIYSVCLGCHTACTLKAKLQDGVLVKVDGNPYSPMNLLPALWENTPLPEAAKDDAKLCPKGQSSVQIAYDPYRIRKVLKRVGRRGQGQWQVIEWNQFIDEVVTGGDLFGEGPVDGLQDVYKLRDPELAKQLAEDTSAVVAGDMTVDEFKQKHAAHLDLLIDPDHPDLGPVNNQFVFLGGRVEHGRKELSKRFTYDGMGSVNYYLHTTICEQSHHIAFKQMTGGKDHLKPDLLSAEFVIFFGTGAFEANFGPTPMAEQVTDSLIRNKFKFAVVDPRLSKTATKAWKWVPVNPGADGALALGMIRWIIASDRYDAAYLSAPSMDAAKANGEVTYTDATHLVRVDEMVFLTAEDAGLEPPTDENGEPVTGARVLMTDGGPTLADAAAAGALLGEFTVNGIVVKPAFQLLADRANERTLAEYADICGIREQDIVSLADEFTSHGKRAATDMYRGPVQHTNGYHNGQAIITLNVLIGNVNHRGGLTAGGGHWHEDGSKPGAPFPKSVVAAAPGGLKKWGIHINRQQASYDKTTLFEGFPAKRPWYPFTNDVYQHVIPSAAAGYPYSAKVVLTNMGTVALASPAGQAQIDLLRDPTKIPLFIACDIVVGETSMYADYIVPDLTYMERWGTPHTSPAILTKMSKIRQPTMAPLTEIVEIDGERMPISFDAFLIAVGKKLGLAGFGKDGLGPGYPLDRPEQYFLAFFANLAFGDKEDGSETLPESDSEEFRIFREARRHLPKTVFDEDVWMRAVPPKLWPSVVHLLNRGGRFEASDKLYKDNEWLAHQWKGRWNLFIENVSKVKDSMTGERFDGLPKWQPVKDAAGNEIDDGAFDLSLITFKEIWEGQSRSRGSAWLQKALSPRNHIQMNTRDAVARGIKSGERARIVSASLPTGTFDLGDGRTYAVEAEVDVMEGMRPGTVALSWRGHWAYGSNDIVIDGQTIKGEPARASGTVPNPAMRIDPVVGDVCLTDPIGGSASFYDTKVRVEKV, encoded by the coding sequence ATGGCCGATGAACGCCACGTTGACACCCAGGAAAACGACAGCACGTTCTCGGTAACTCGACGAGATTTCGTCAAGACGAGCGCCCTCGTCGGTGGATCGATCGCCATGGCCGGTTCCCTTCCGGCGCTCGCACGAATCACCGGGAACATCGTGGAGCCCACCACGGCACTCGCCGGCGACGTCTATGCACTGAACAAGCCCGAAAACCTCATCTACTCGGTCTGCCTGGGCTGTCACACGGCCTGCACCCTCAAGGCGAAGCTTCAAGACGGTGTGCTCGTGAAGGTCGACGGCAACCCGTACAGCCCGATGAATCTCCTGCCTGCATTGTGGGAGAACACCCCGCTGCCGGAGGCGGCCAAGGACGATGCGAAGCTCTGCCCGAAAGGACAATCATCGGTCCAGATCGCCTACGACCCGTACCGGATCCGAAAGGTCCTCAAGCGTGTCGGTCGGAGAGGCCAAGGCCAGTGGCAGGTGATCGAATGGAACCAGTTCATCGACGAGGTCGTCACCGGTGGAGACCTTTTCGGCGAGGGTCCGGTCGACGGGCTCCAGGACGTCTACAAGCTCCGGGATCCTGAGCTGGCCAAGCAGCTTGCCGAAGACACGAGCGCCGTCGTGGCCGGTGACATGACGGTCGACGAGTTCAAACAGAAGCACGCCGCCCATCTCGATCTCCTCATCGATCCCGACCATCCGGATCTCGGACCGGTGAACAACCAGTTCGTGTTCCTGGGCGGACGCGTCGAACACGGCCGCAAGGAGCTGAGCAAACGCTTCACGTATGACGGTATGGGCTCGGTGAACTACTACCTGCATACCACCATCTGTGAGCAGAGCCACCACATCGCGTTCAAGCAGATGACCGGTGGCAAGGACCACTTGAAGCCGGATCTCCTCTCGGCCGAGTTCGTCATCTTCTTCGGCACCGGCGCGTTCGAGGCGAACTTCGGTCCGACACCGATGGCCGAACAGGTCACCGACTCACTGATCAGGAACAAGTTCAAGTTCGCCGTCGTCGACCCGCGGCTCAGCAAGACTGCCACGAAAGCCTGGAAGTGGGTTCCGGTGAATCCTGGCGCCGACGGCGCCCTGGCGCTGGGCATGATCCGCTGGATCATCGCGAGCGACCGTTACGACGCCGCCTACCTGTCTGCACCGAGCATGGACGCTGCGAAGGCGAACGGCGAAGTCACCTACACCGACGCAACCCATCTGGTCCGGGTCGACGAGATGGTGTTCCTCACGGCGGAAGACGCCGGACTCGAACCTCCCACCGACGAGAACGGCGAGCCGGTCACGGGAGCTCGTGTCCTGATGACCGATGGCGGTCCGACGCTCGCCGACGCGGCAGCGGCCGGTGCCTTGCTGGGCGAGTTCACCGTCAACGGCATCGTGGTCAAGCCGGCGTTTCAGCTGCTGGCGGATCGGGCGAACGAGAGGACGCTCGCCGAGTACGCAGATATCTGCGGCATACGTGAGCAGGACATCGTGAGCTTGGCCGACGAATTCACGAGTCACGGAAAGCGCGCCGCCACCGACATGTATCGGGGTCCGGTGCAGCACACCAACGGCTACCACAACGGTCAGGCGATCATCACCCTCAATGTGCTGATCGGCAACGTGAACCATCGCGGCGGTCTCACCGCGGGTGGCGGCCACTGGCACGAGGACGGCTCCAAACCCGGGGCACCCTTCCCGAAGAGTGTCGTTGCCGCAGCCCCCGGCGGACTGAAGAAGTGGGGCATCCACATCAACCGCCAACAGGCGTCCTACGACAAGACGACGCTGTTCGAAGGGTTCCCGGCCAAGCGGCCCTGGTACCCGTTCACGAACGACGTCTACCAGCACGTCATCCCCAGCGCCGCGGCAGGGTACCCGTACTCGGCGAAAGTGGTGCTCACGAACATGGGAACCGTGGCCCTCGCCTCACCGGCGGGACAGGCACAGATCGATCTCCTGCGAGATCCCACCAAGATCCCGCTGTTCATCGCGTGTGACATCGTGGTCGGCGAGACCTCCATGTACGCGGACTACATCGTGCCGGACCTCACCTACATGGAACGTTGGGGAACGCCACACACGTCGCCGGCGATCCTGACGAAGATGAGCAAGATACGCCAGCCCACCATGGCTCCCCTGACCGAGATCGTCGAGATCGACGGCGAACGGATGCCGATCTCATTCGACGCGTTCTTGATCGCCGTGGGCAAGAAGCTCGGTCTGGCTGGATTCGGAAAGGATGGACTCGGACCCGGCTACCCGTTGGACCGTCCCGAGCAGTACTTCCTGGCGTTCTTCGCCAACCTGGCGTTCGGAGACAAGGAGGACGGCTCCGAAACACTGCCGGAGTCGGACAGTGAGGAGTTCCGCATCTTCCGGGAAGCGAGACGCCACCTCCCGAAGACCGTCTTCGACGAGGACGTGTGGATGCGAGCCGTACCGCCGAAACTGTGGCCCAGCGTCGTCCACCTACTCAACCGGGGCGGGCGATTCGAGGCGAGCGACAAGCTGTACAAGGACAACGAGTGGCTCGCCCACCAATGGAAGGGCCGGTGGAACCTGTTCATCGAGAACGTGTCCAAGGTGAAAGACAGCATGACCGGTGAACGGTTCGATGGTCTACCGAAGTGGCAACCGGTCAAGGATGCGGCCGGCAACGAGATCGACGACGGAGCGTTCGATTTGAGCCTCATCACCTTCAAGGAGATCTGGGAGGGTCAGAGCCGCAGCCGAGGATCCGCCTGGCTCCAGAAGGCACTGTCGCCCAGGAACCACATCCAGATGAACACGAGGGACGCGGTTGCGCGAGGCATCAAGTCGGGTGAGCGTGCCCGCATCGTGTCGGCGAGCCTTCCGACCGGGACCTTCGATCTCGGTGATGGCCGCACCTACGCGGTCGAAGCCGAAGTGGATGTGATGGAGGGGATGCGTCCGGGCACCGTGGCACTCTCGTGGCGGGGCCACTGGGCGTATGGCTCGAACGACATCGTCATCGACGGTCAAACGATCAAGGGCGAACCGGCCCGGGCGTCCGGCACGGTACCGAACCCGGCGATGCGAATCGACCCGGTGGTCGGCGACGTCTGTCTCACCGACCCGATCGGTGGGAGCGCCAGCTTCTACGACACGAAAGTCAGGGTCGAGAAGGTGTAG
- a CDS encoding response regulator transcription factor, with translation MSPIRIVLADDHAVLRAGLKSLLDAEADLEVVGEAGDGAICVDLVAHLKPDVVVMDINMPVCSGLEALPMIRERAPDCKVLVLTMYDDPGYLRTILESGGAGFLLKQSAAEELLTAIRAVHEGGVYVSPRHTKLLLEDTLDTPQEPTDQKHERYNSLSEREAEIFELTALGHSNTEIADMLYLSVKTVETYKARMMRKLDLHSRASLVRLALELGVLQ, from the coding sequence ATGAGCCCGATTCGAATCGTCCTCGCCGACGACCATGCAGTACTTCGCGCCGGACTGAAATCACTCCTCGACGCTGAAGCCGACCTTGAGGTCGTCGGAGAAGCCGGTGATGGCGCGATCTGTGTCGATCTCGTCGCCCACCTCAAACCGGATGTCGTCGTGATGGACATCAACATGCCCGTGTGCAGCGGCCTCGAAGCACTCCCGATGATCCGTGAACGAGCTCCCGACTGCAAGGTGCTCGTACTCACCATGTACGACGACCCCGGATACCTGCGGACGATTCTCGAGTCTGGCGGCGCCGGTTTCCTCCTCAAACAGTCTGCTGCAGAGGAACTCCTCACCGCCATCCGAGCCGTCCACGAAGGTGGTGTGTACGTCAGCCCCCGCCACACCAAGCTGCTACTCGAAGACACCCTCGACACGCCACAGGAGCCGACCGACCAGAAGCATGAGCGCTACAACTCGCTCAGCGAGCGAGAGGCCGAGATCTTCGAGCTTACGGCGCTCGGCCACTCGAACACCGAGATCGCCGACATGCTGTACCTCAGTGTCAAAACCGTCGAAACCTACAAAGCGCGCATGATGCGCAAACTCGACCTCCACAGCCGAGCCTCCCTCGTGCGACTCGCCCTGGAACTCGGGGTCCTTCAATAG
- the mobB gene encoding molybdopterin-guanine dinucleotide biosynthesis protein B, with protein MSRRRSTGAGFERSRVKELGRVTPVVSVVAKSGTGKTTLLEKLLPELESRGVRVGVLKHHSHLSSFDVPGKDTHRLAEAGAEVVVGASPVQVAVFRRQAGSTDLDAVIAAHLSDMDLVLTEGYKRGAYPKIEVHRSARSGELLCNPDELLALVTDHTWDLPVPQFGLDDASGLADFLVGHLGNNGRET; from the coding sequence ATGTCCCGCCGACGTAGCACGGGTGCCGGGTTCGAACGATCTCGAGTGAAGGAACTCGGGCGAGTCACACCGGTCGTCTCGGTCGTCGCGAAGTCCGGCACCGGCAAGACCACCCTCCTCGAGAAGCTCCTTCCGGAACTCGAATCCAGAGGAGTCAGGGTCGGCGTGTTGAAGCATCACAGCCATCTCTCCTCCTTCGATGTCCCCGGAAAGGACACGCACCGACTCGCAGAAGCAGGAGCGGAGGTCGTTGTCGGCGCCAGCCCGGTACAAGTGGCCGTCTTTCGCAGACAGGCAGGGTCGACCGACCTGGACGCGGTCATCGCAGCGCATCTCTCCGACATGGATCTGGTCCTCACCGAAGGCTACAAACGCGGCGCCTATCCCAAGATCGAGGTACACCGTTCGGCCCGCAGCGGCGAACTCCTCTGCAACCCGGACGAGCTGCTGGCTCTGGTCACCGATCACACGTGGGACCTGCCGGTGCCTCAATTCGGCCTCGACGACGCCTCCGGACTCGCCGACTTCCTCGTCGGCCATCTCGGGAACAACGGACGCGAGACGTGA
- the nrfD gene encoding polysulfide reductase NrfD — protein MTKTSKTIAWALAGAGFLAGTVGVVLRITQGHHMANYGSYIPWGLWVAAYIYLIGLSAGAFLLSTLVYVFRVKRLEGVGKLALFTALITLFGAMLLVWFDLGHPLRAYRLITHTHFTSMMGWMAWLYTSYFVLLLVELWFAIRADLAACANDPGLRGKLCGFLTFGRRDQSTESIERDHRILKILGSIGVPLAVAFHGGVGALFGVVGARPFWHGGLTPIVFLVGALVSGGALLTFLTVLWGPDRGSRAHRNTVIFLGQIVLGLLALDVLLEWAEYSTGLISAVPSMTESIRLVMFGPYWWAFWIVHVILGVIVPAALLTFRGRSKAAIGWAGALIASTFLTVRLNIVLPGLDVEELAGLKHAFTGPGLTFNYYPSLGEWLVFVWVVSLAGILFLTGYQLLPIIRQKEVVRHGR, from the coding sequence GTGACCAAAACATCGAAGACCATCGCCTGGGCACTCGCCGGCGCAGGGTTCCTCGCAGGAACCGTCGGCGTGGTCCTACGAATCACCCAAGGCCATCACATGGCCAACTACGGCAGCTACATACCGTGGGGTTTGTGGGTTGCCGCCTACATCTACCTGATCGGTCTGTCTGCCGGTGCATTCCTGCTGTCGACACTCGTCTACGTGTTTCGAGTGAAGCGGCTCGAAGGAGTCGGCAAACTGGCACTCTTCACCGCCCTGATCACACTCTTCGGAGCGATGCTGCTGGTGTGGTTCGACCTGGGACATCCACTGCGGGCATACCGCCTGATCACCCACACCCACTTCACGTCGATGATGGGCTGGATGGCGTGGCTGTACACAAGCTATTTCGTCCTGCTCCTCGTCGAACTGTGGTTCGCCATACGAGCCGACCTGGCCGCCTGCGCGAACGATCCAGGGCTTCGAGGCAAGCTCTGTGGCTTCCTGACGTTCGGACGTAGGGACCAGTCGACCGAAAGCATCGAGAGGGACCACAGAATCCTCAAGATCCTCGGATCGATCGGTGTTCCCCTCGCCGTCGCCTTCCACGGAGGTGTCGGAGCGCTCTTCGGTGTGGTCGGTGCACGACCCTTCTGGCACGGAGGCCTCACACCGATCGTGTTCCTGGTCGGGGCCCTGGTGTCGGGAGGTGCCCTCCTCACCTTTCTCACCGTCCTTTGGGGTCCCGACCGAGGTTCTCGAGCACACCGCAACACCGTCATCTTCCTCGGTCAGATCGTCCTTGGGCTTCTGGCGCTCGACGTTCTCCTCGAATGGGCCGAGTATTCCACCGGTCTCATATCGGCGGTACCGTCGATGACGGAGAGCATCCGCCTCGTCATGTTCGGACCGTACTGGTGGGCGTTCTGGATCGTTCACGTCATACTCGGCGTCATCGTGCCGGCCGCGCTCCTGACCTTCCGTGGCCGGTCGAAGGCGGCGATCGGATGGGCGGGTGCGCTCATCGCATCCACGTTCCTCACCGTGCGGCTGAACATCGTCCTTCCCGGCCTCGACGTCGAAGAGCTCGCCGGGCTCAAGCACGCCTTCACCGGTCCCGGCCTGACGTTCAACTACTACCCAAGCCTCGGTGAATGGCTCGTCTTCGTCTGGGTGGTCTCTCTGGCCGGAATCCTGTTCCTCACCGGATACCAACTCTTACCGATCATTCGTCAGAAGGAGGTCGTCCGACATGGCCGATGA
- the phnD gene encoding phosphate/phosphite/phosphonate ABC transporter substrate-binding protein: MRTCSVTRVVVLSLLLGACTASRTAALPYVDFSHRSPVPVAASTAIKPLRVAVAAILSPEGTIDSYGALASYLAERLGRPVEIVQRRTYQEINDLLKSGDVEVGFVCTSAYVAGHDQFGLRLLVAPQIDDQTIYYSELIVPYDSTAESMSDLRGVVFAFTDPISTTGRIYPTYLVEQLGETPETFFARTFFTYSHDRAIKAVADGVADAAAVDSLVLDYALKRNPNLALQIKVINRSPAFTIPPVVVSPDVTPRQAAELRDLLLSISTDPTGTPVLATLGIDGFVSVDDGAYDGVRAVIDAVEQTP; this comes from the coding sequence GTGAGAACTTGCAGCGTCACCCGGGTCGTCGTGCTCTCCTTGCTCCTCGGTGCGTGCACCGCGAGCCGGACTGCCGCCCTGCCGTACGTCGACTTTTCCCACCGATCCCCGGTCCCCGTCGCCGCGTCCACCGCGATCAAACCGCTGCGTGTCGCCGTCGCCGCGATCCTGTCGCCCGAAGGCACCATCGACAGTTACGGGGCCCTGGCAAGCTACCTCGCAGAGAGGTTGGGTCGACCGGTCGAGATCGTCCAACGCCGGACCTACCAGGAGATCAATGATCTTCTCAAGTCCGGCGATGTCGAAGTCGGATTCGTGTGCACGAGCGCCTATGTCGCCGGTCACGATCAGTTCGGCCTTCGCCTTCTCGTTGCCCCCCAGATCGACGACCAGACGATCTACTACTCCGAACTCATCGTTCCCTACGACAGCACGGCGGAGTCCATGAGCGATCTCCGTGGAGTCGTCTTCGCCTTCACCGATCCGATCAGCACGACGGGACGTATCTATCCAACGTACCTCGTCGAACAACTCGGAGAGACACCAGAGACGTTCTTCGCTCGAACATTCTTCACCTACAGCCACGATCGGGCCATCAAAGCCGTGGCAGACGGAGTCGCCGATGCGGCCGCCGTCGACAGCCTCGTCCTCGACTATGCGCTGAAGAGGAATCCGAACCTCGCCCTGCAGATCAAGGTGATCAACCGATCGCCTGCATTCACCATCCCCCCCGTGGTCGTATCTCCGGACGTCACGCCACGCCAGGCAGCCGAACTCAGGGATCTTCTTCTCTCGATCTCGACGGATCCGACAGGCACACCGGTCCTGGCCACGCTGGGCATCGACGGCTTTGTCTCCGTCGACGACGGCGCCTATGACGGCGTACGCGCCGTCATCGACGCGGTCGAGCAGACGCCATGA
- a CDS encoding 4Fe-4S dicluster domain-containing protein, producing the protein MIGQHVPSADLDRCLNLIHRRAGCRLCANACPVDAISLEHPAPILDTETCVACGVCIAVCPTDVFGEGDHTERTLLRSVSQHAPDELGVVCVRRTNPRKAPLPTAIVVTHPRCLGSLDIGDLLELSDQGNRPIVLDDTLCEECPIGSAHTVIATAVDSVNALLGNPQAIRVASDATETAAVREVIDGAHPHFTRRALFGLVRDRAAELTDRDPGGSLPTSRVRLLAHLPTIDEMGTTRIPFADVRIDPDACTACRACVQFCPTDALTMSTKDATFAISFRPAACLDCGICAVACPESAVSFGDRIEGLLNARTLAAGPLTACESCNTPTAAKVGADGRTLCTWCRHGAGAVGPLHDEAGLVEDLLGRLDD; encoded by the coding sequence GTGATCGGCCAACACGTCCCATCGGCAGACCTCGACCGATGCCTCAACCTCATCCATCGGCGCGCGGGTTGCCGACTGTGCGCGAATGCTTGTCCGGTCGATGCGATCAGCTTGGAGCATCCTGCACCGATCCTCGACACCGAAACATGCGTTGCCTGTGGCGTCTGCATCGCGGTATGCCCAACCGACGTGTTCGGCGAGGGAGACCACACCGAACGGACACTCCTCCGGTCGGTCTCGCAGCACGCACCCGACGAACTCGGCGTCGTGTGCGTTCGCCGCACCAACCCGCGGAAAGCTCCACTTCCGACGGCCATCGTCGTCACCCACCCCCGATGCCTGGGAAGCCTCGACATAGGCGACCTCCTGGAACTGTCCGACCAAGGGAACCGACCGATCGTGCTGGACGACACCCTCTGCGAAGAGTGCCCCATCGGCTCGGCGCACACGGTCATCGCCACAGCGGTCGATTCGGTGAATGCCCTCCTCGGAAACCCTCAGGCCATCCGCGTCGCCTCGGACGCGACGGAAACAGCCGCCGTCCGCGAGGTCATCGACGGGGCCCACCCGCACTTCACCCGGCGGGCGCTGTTCGGCCTGGTCCGGGATCGCGCTGCCGAACTGACCGATCGGGATCCCGGCGGCAGCCTTCCGACATCGCGCGTCCGGCTGCTCGCCCACCTTCCCACGATCGATGAGATGGGCACGACACGAATTCCCTTTGCCGATGTTCGCATCGATCCGGATGCGTGCACCGCGTGTCGGGCGTGCGTGCAGTTCTGTCCCACCGATGCGCTGACGATGTCGACGAAAGATGCGACGTTCGCCATCTCGTTTCGGCCGGCGGCATGTCTCGACTGTGGGATCTGTGCCGTTGCCTGTCCGGAATCGGCAGTGAGCTTCGGCGACCGGATCGAGGGGTTGCTCAACGCCAGAACACTGGCGGCCGGACCCCTGACCGCCTGCGAAAGCTGCAACACGCCCACGGCAGCCAAGGTCGGCGCCGACGGACGGACACTGTGCACCTGGTGCCGTCATGGTGCCGGAGCCGTCGGTCCACTTCACGACGAGGCGGGCCTGGTCGAGGACCTCCTCGGCAGACTCGACGACTGA
- a CDS encoding 4Fe-4S dicluster domain-containing protein: protein MPDLLQQENVLIRMRMDIERALQKPVDQRHWVMVIDLRKCVGCHACTISCVAENKLPPGVVYRPVLDTEIGTFPNVTRRFLPRPCMQCGEPPCVEVCPVGATWKRDDGIIEIDYDQCIGCRYCITACPYSARTFDTGHTYTEGSPRQMEYELLPNHEYGKEWPRDGGSPEGNARKCTFCLHRLEQGLLPACVTTCIGAANYFGDINDPDSLVAEMAARPDVIRLKEELGTKPSVYYVV, encoded by the coding sequence ATGCCTGACTTGCTCCAACAAGAGAACGTGCTCATCCGAATGCGAATGGACATCGAACGGGCGCTTCAGAAACCCGTCGACCAACGCCACTGGGTGATGGTGATCGATCTGCGCAAGTGCGTCGGTTGTCACGCGTGCACCATCAGCTGCGTCGCCGAGAACAAGCTTCCGCCCGGCGTCGTCTACCGTCCCGTGTTGGACACGGAAATCGGCACGTTCCCCAACGTAACCCGACGGTTCTTGCCACGACCGTGCATGCAGTGCGGAGAGCCACCTTGCGTCGAGGTGTGCCCGGTGGGCGCAACATGGAAACGCGACGACGGCATCATCGAGATCGACTACGACCAGTGCATCGGATGCCGGTACTGCATCACCGCCTGCCCCTACTCCGCCAGAACTTTCGATACAGGACACACCTACACCGAAGGCTCTCCACGCCAGATGGAGTACGAGCTCCTACCGAACCACGAGTACGGCAAGGAATGGCCGCGTGACGGTGGGTCACCCGAAGGCAATGCGCGAAAGTGCACGTTCTGCCTCCACCGGCTGGAGCAGGGCCTGCTGCCCGCCTGTGTAACGACGTGCATCGGCGCCGCGAACTACTTCGGTGACATCAACGATCCGGACTCCCTCGTCGCCGAGATGGCCGCCCGGCCTGACGTCATCCGGCTCAAGGAAGAGCTCGGCACGAAACCATCCGTCTATTACGTGGTGTGA
- a CDS encoding proline dehydrogenase, translated as MSTLFRKALLAVTERSAVRATFTRFPAGRAMAKRFVAGESLDDAVAVARRLNESGAMVSLDHLGEDVHDAASAKAAKEDYLAILDRIASEGLDANISIKLTQLGMAFDEEQARVALEELATEAAEVGTSVTVDMEESTWTGITIDLYEKVQRAHGNLGIAVQAYLHRTADDLERLIPLGGHIRLCKGAYAEPADIAYQSKGEVDESYERLLETLMAAKETKPAVATHDERLIERTYVLAASREEPFEFQMLYGIRENLQQEIVAKGYPLRVYVPYGSQWYPYLTRRLAERPANLWFFARALIGR; from the coding sequence GTGTCGACACTCTTTCGCAAGGCCTTGCTGGCGGTGACCGAACGGAGTGCGGTTCGGGCGACGTTTACGAGGTTTCCGGCCGGGCGGGCCATGGCCAAGAGATTCGTCGCCGGTGAAAGCCTTGACGATGCGGTGGCTGTGGCCCGTCGGCTCAACGAGTCCGGTGCCATGGTGTCGCTCGACCATCTCGGTGAGGACGTGCACGACGCGGCATCGGCCAAGGCGGCGAAAGAGGACTACCTCGCCATACTCGACAGAATCGCGTCCGAGGGTCTCGACGCCAACATCTCCATCAAGTTGACGCAGCTCGGTATGGCCTTCGACGAGGAACAGGCGCGGGTGGCGCTCGAGGAGCTTGCCACCGAAGCGGCCGAGGTCGGTACGTCGGTGACGGTCGACATGGAGGAGTCCACCTGGACCGGGATCACGATCGATCTCTATGAGAAGGTCCAGCGTGCTCACGGGAACCTGGGCATCGCCGTGCAGGCCTATCTGCATCGCACTGCGGATGACCTCGAGCGGCTGATCCCACTCGGAGGGCATATCAGATTGTGTAAAGGCGCCTATGCCGAACCCGCCGACATCGCCTACCAGTCCAAAGGGGAGGTCGACGAGTCGTACGAGCGGCTGCTGGAGACGCTGATGGCCGCCAAGGAAACCAAGCCCGCGGTGGCGACCCACGACGAACGTTTGATCGAACGCACGTATGTGCTGGCCGCGTCGAGGGAAGAGCCGTTCGAGTTCCAGATGCTCTACGGGATCAGAGAGAACCTGCAGCAGGAGATCGTGGCCAAGGGGTACCCGCTGCGGGTGTACGTGCCGTACGGTTCCCAGTGGTATCCCTACCTGACCCGGCGGCTCGCGGAGCGCCCGGCCAACCTCTGGTTCTTCGCGAGGGCCCTGATCGGGCGGTAA
- a CDS encoding HAMP domain-containing protein encodes MITNPGDSSNLERYAGQTKQLLGAVSVRTKILGIVLALTTVLGLGITWQVRAVLHQVLIGELDSRGQSVASDIAGRSADPLLLDDTLSLHDLLTDTVANHPDALYAYVVDPSGNVVAHTFGADGFPTQLLGIHPGDDGEIIYGSSEGTVHEYSAPIFDGRAGTARVGLSEKRLQNVINAITGQMLLTTLVVALAGIAAAIFLTWILTRPILDLVHTTKKVGAGDLAARARRWAKDEIGVLADAFNHMVDDLQESQATINEKEAARTRLLEQLITAQEEERKRIARELHDGVGQALNSLTLGISALTLATGAEDLNARASKLRAITDETLQTVRQLGRDLRPSVLDDLGLAEALRNYAADFENIYPEFAVDTHFDLATRLHSTVEIALYRMVQESMTNAARHSRGRTISVLVTQRNGLVQAIIEDDGVGFDVDAMRRSGTSVGIHSIIERADLLGGRVRFESGSGGTSVYIEVPS; translated from the coding sequence ATGATCACCAACCCCGGCGACTCGTCGAACCTCGAACGATACGCAGGTCAGACGAAACAGCTCCTGGGCGCCGTCAGCGTCAGAACCAAGATTCTCGGCATCGTCCTTGCCCTCACCACCGTTCTCGGCCTCGGAATCACGTGGCAGGTCAGAGCCGTCCTCCACCAGGTTCTGATCGGTGAACTGGACAGCCGGGGCCAGTCCGTGGCCAGCGACATCGCGGGGCGCAGCGCCGATCCACTCCTCCTGGACGACACACTCTCACTGCACGATCTCCTCACCGACACGGTCGCCAATCACCCGGACGCCCTCTACGCCTACGTGGTCGATCCGAGCGGCAACGTCGTGGCCCACACGTTCGGAGCCGACGGATTCCCAACGCAACTTCTCGGTATTCATCCCGGTGACGATGGCGAGATCATCTACGGGAGCAGTGAAGGCACCGTGCACGAGTACTCGGCACCCATCTTCGACGGTCGCGCCGGCACGGCTCGCGTGGGGCTCTCCGAAAAGCGGCTGCAGAATGTCATCAATGCGATAACCGGCCAGATGTTGCTCACCACGCTGGTCGTCGCCCTCGCCGGCATCGCTGCCGCCATCTTCCTCACCTGGATCCTCACTCGTCCGATCCTCGACCTCGTACACACGACCAAGAAAGTCGGTGCGGGAGATCTCGCTGCGCGGGCCCGACGCTGGGCGAAAGACGAGATCGGCGTGCTGGCAGACGCGTTCAACCACATGGTCGATGACCTCCAAGAGAGCCAGGCAACCATCAACGAGAAGGAAGCGGCCAGGACACGCCTGCTCGAACAGCTCATCACCGCCCAGGAAGAGGAGCGAAAGAGGATCGCTCGAGAACTCCATGACGGTGTAGGCCAGGCCCTCAACTCACTGACCCTGGGGATCTCGGCGCTGACACTGGCCACCGGCGCGGAAGACCTCAATGCCAGAGCCTCGAAACTGCGAGCGATCACCGACGAGACGCTCCAGACCGTGCGACAACTCGGACGGGACCTGCGTCCGAGCGTCCTCGACGATCTGGGGCTCGCCGAGGCACTTCGCAATTACGCCGCCGACTTCGAGAACATCTATCCCGAGTTCGCCGTGGACACCCACTTCGACCTCGCCACCCGTCTTCACTCGACCGTGGAGATCGCGCTGTACCGTATGGTGCAAGAAAGCATGACCAACGCAGCCCGCCACAGCCGGGGAAGAACGATCAGTGTCCTCGTCACACAAAGGAACGGCTTGGTCCAGGCGATCATCGAGGACGACGGCGTCGGGTTCGATGTCGATGCCATGCGACGCTCCGGCACAAGTGTCGGCATCCACAGCATCATCGAACGCGCCGACCTTCTCGGGGGACGCGTACGCTTCGAAAGTGGAAGCGGAGGAACTTCCGTGTACATCGAAGTCCCCTCATGA